The sequence TGACGCAGTTCGGTGCCAAGTTCCCCGACCTCTGCGCGCGACTGACGTACATCTTTGGCGCCCAGCAGCGGTTCTACCAGATGCTCGAGGCGTGGAAGGCCGGTGACATCGAAACCGTCGGCGCGATCTTCCGCCAGGACGGCATCGGCCTGCGGGATGACTACAAGATCTCGGGCCCGGAACTGGAGACCATGTGTGACATCGTCCGCACGGTTCCCGGCGTGCTGGGCGAGCGGATGTTGGGCGGCGGCGACAAAGGCGCCTCCGGCGCGCTGGTGCGGGCCGAGGGCGTCGAGGCGGTGCGCGAGGCAGTCCAGACCGCCTATCCGCGCAGCCGGCCCGATTTCGCCGACAAGTTCGCCGTCCACACGTGCAAGGTCGTCGACGGCGTCAAGGTCTTCGACGGCGAACTCTGACGCACCGGAAAGCCATTGGCATGACGCAAGAACGCGCATCACGGAAGAAAGGCTCGCACACGGCCACCGTTCTCTCGAACGTTCAGGCGGGCGAGTGTTTCTGGAAGCTGCGGCTTCGGTTCGATGGCGAAGCGGCCAAGGCGTTCGCCGGGTTCACGCCGGGCCAGTTCGTTCAGTTCGACGTCTCGGATCTGGCGATCCCCTCGACAGACAGCATTCCGACGGCCCTTCTGGACGGTGCGCGACGCAGTGTCCTGCTGCGCCGGCCGTTCAGCTTCTCCGATGTCACAGCCGATGGCGACACGACCACAGCCGACCTGCTCTATTGCATCGTCGGCCCGGCGAGCCTGCGAATGACCACGCTCCGCGAAGGCGATACCACCCATCTCATCGGACCGCTGGGCAATGGCTTTGCCGTGCCCGAAGGCAAACGGACCGCCCTGCTGGTCGTCGGCGGTATGGGTCTTCCGCCGATCCGTTGCCTGGCGAAATCGCTGAGCGTCGAGCACCCGGACATCACGGCGGTCGCCTTCATCGGCTCGCGGACGGTGAACGCCCTGCCCCTGGAGGAACGCCCCGCCAGGTTCGATGAGGGTTTGAGCCTGTCGGTTCCGACGTTCGCGACGCTCGGCATCGCGTCGATGGTGGCCACTGACGATGGGTCGGCGGGCCATCGAGGGCCCGTCACGAAATGCCTCTCACACTGGCTGCAAGAGAACGCGGACCGTCCGCGAGAAGAGACCGTCGTCTACGCATGCGGTCCGGAACGCATGCTGGCGGCCGTCGCACGGATCGCAAACGAAACGGACATCGACTGCCAGGTCAGTATGGAACGCCGAATGGCCTGTGGGATCGGACTGTGCCAGAGCTGTGCCGTCGAGTGCCGCGTCGCCGGCTCCGACGAGATCATCTACAAACTCTGTTGCCAGGACGGTCCCGTCTTCGATGCAAGAGAGGTCTTTTTTGGCGCGGATGACGCCTGATATCTTCCTGGATCACAAGCAAGCACAAATGACTGAGCGATTCGACATGTCGGTGGAGTTTGCCGGGCTGACGCTGGCGAATCCGGTGTTCACGGCGTCGGGCACGTGCGGGTACGCCGACGAGCTGGCGGATTTCATGGACGTCGATGCGTTGGGCGGGTTCATCACCAAGAGCATCACGCTCAAGCCGCGCAAGGGCAACCCGACGCCGCGAATCGTCGAGACCGACGCCGGCATGCTCAACGCCATCGGTCTGGCCAATGTGGGCCTGGAGCGATTCGTCGCCGAGAAGCTGCCGGTAATCGCACACATGAAGTCGGCCGTTTTCGTCAACGTTGCCGGCACGACCATCGAGGAATACGTCGCCGTTGTCGAGCGGCTGGCGGACGAGAAGGCCCTTGCCGGCTTCGAGTTGAACATCAGTTGCCCAAACGTCAAGAGAGGCGGCATCAGCTTCGGGACCGACCCGACCCAGGTCGAGGAGATCACCCGGGCGGTGAAGAAGGCGTGCGGCTCGAAGGTGTTGATCGTCAAGCTCGCCCCGGCGGTGACCGACATCAGCGTTACCGCACGGGCGGCGGTGGCCGGCGGCGCCGATGCCCTGAGCCTGATCAATACGTTCACGGCGATGGTCATCGATATCGAGACGCGGCGGCCCGTGCTGGCGAATCGGACCGGAGGTCTGTCCGGCCCCGCGATCAAGCCGGTGGCGGTCTACCTCGTCAACAAGGTCTACCGCGAAGTGGCCCGAGAGGCGGGAATTCCCCTGCTCGGCTTGGGTGGCATCCGCACCGCCGCCGACGCCATTGAGTTTTTGATCGCCGGCGCGACGGCCGTTGCGGTCGGGACGGCCAGCTTTGTTGAGCCGGATTGCGCCGTGCAGATCGTCGCCGGGCTTCGCGACTACTGCGACAGAAAGAAGATCAACCGGCTTGCCGAACTGACAGGATCGCTCGATAGACCAGTCTGATACGGGCGACAATCGGACAGCGTTTCGCGAAAGAGAAGGGAGACTCGAACATGGAACGACGTGACTTTCTCAGGGCCGCCGGCGGTGCTGCCGCGGCAGCCTGCCTCTGCGGATGCAGCGCCGCCCCTTCGAAGAACGCGACGGCGACCGGGACGCGGCGACCGAACATCCTCTGGATCATCTCCGAGGACACCTCGCCGGACCTTGGCTGTTACGGCCATCCCGTCGTCAGGACGCCGAACCTCGACAGGCTGGCCGCCGAGGGGGCCCGCTTTGCCAACGCGTTCGTCACCGCCCCGGTCTGCTCGGCCGCCCGGTCGGCTTTCATGACGGGCATGTACCAGACCAGCATCGGGGCCCACAACCATCGCAGCCATCGCAGCGACGGATACACGCTGCCGGCCCCCGTGAACGTCATCACGGAGTACTTTCGGCAGGCGGGCTACTACACCAGCAACTGCGCGGGCCTGAACTACAAGCGGCCGGGCAAGACCGACTGGAACTTCACGCCAAAGGGCGATCCGTTCGACGGCACGGACTGGTCGCAGCGCAAGCCGGGCCAGCCGTTCTTCGCCCAGATCAACCTCAGTCTGACCCATCGGGACTTCAAACGCGATGAGAGGAACCCGATCGACCCGACGGCCGTGCAACTGCCGCCCTGCTACCCCGACCATCCGGTGGCCCGGCGCGACTGGGCCGACTACCTCGAATCCATCCAGAACCTCGACACCGAGGTTGGCGTCGTACTGGCCTGGCTGGAAAAGGAAGGTCTGGCAGACAGCACCATCGTCATGTACTTCGGCGACCACGGCCGCCCGCACGTGTGGGACAAGCAGTGGCTCTACGACGGAGGCATTCACGTCCCGATGATGATCCGCTGGCCCGGCCACATCGCGCCCGGCACGGTTGTCGATGACCTGGTCAGCAGCGTCGATTTCGCCCCGACCTTTATGTCGCTGGCCGGCATCACGCCGCCAAAGCACCTTCACGGGCACGCGTTTCTCGGTCGCGACAAGAGGACCCGCAAGTATGTCTTCGCCGCGCGCGACCGATGCGACGGCACGGTCGATCGCATCCGCTGCGTCCGCTCGAAGCGGTACAAGTACATCCGCAACTACCACCCCGAACGGCCCTACACGCAGTTCAACGCGTACAAGAAGCTGCAATACCCCGTCGTGACGCTGTTGGAGGTCCTGCACAAGCGCGGGCAGTTGACGCCGGCCCAGGCGCGGTTCATGGCGCCGACCCGGCCGACCGAGGAGTTCTACGATCTCGAGAAGGACCCGTTCGAGACGCGCAATATCGCCGACGATCCCGCCTATGGCAAGGCCCTCGCGGAGCATCGCGGCAAGCTCGACGAGTGGATCAAGGCCAGCGGGGACCAGGGCCGGACGCCGGAACCACTGGAGGTGGTCGCCTACTGGCAGAAGGACATGGCCGACCATTA comes from Anaerobaca lacustris and encodes:
- a CDS encoding dihydroorotate dehydrogenase; protein product: MTERFDMSVEFAGLTLANPVFTASGTCGYADELADFMDVDALGGFITKSITLKPRKGNPTPRIVETDAGMLNAIGLANVGLERFVAEKLPVIAHMKSAVFVNVAGTTIEEYVAVVERLADEKALAGFELNISCPNVKRGGISFGTDPTQVEEITRAVKKACGSKVLIVKLAPAVTDISVTARAAVAGGADALSLINTFTAMVIDIETRRPVLANRTGGLSGPAIKPVAVYLVNKVYREVAREAGIPLLGLGGIRTAADAIEFLIAGATAVAVGTASFVEPDCAVQIVAGLRDYCDRKKINRLAELTGSLDRPV
- a CDS encoding dihydroorotate dehydrogenase electron transfer subunit, with amino-acid sequence MTQERASRKKGSHTATVLSNVQAGECFWKLRLRFDGEAAKAFAGFTPGQFVQFDVSDLAIPSTDSIPTALLDGARRSVLLRRPFSFSDVTADGDTTTADLLYCIVGPASLRMTTLREGDTTHLIGPLGNGFAVPEGKRTALLVVGGMGLPPIRCLAKSLSVEHPDITAVAFIGSRTVNALPLEERPARFDEGLSLSVPTFATLGIASMVATDDGSAGHRGPVTKCLSHWLQENADRPREETVVYACGPERMLAAVARIANETDIDCQVSMERRMACGIGLCQSCAVECRVAGSDEIIYKLCCQDGPVFDAREVFFGADDA
- a CDS encoding sulfatase family protein, which gives rise to MERRDFLRAAGGAAAAACLCGCSAAPSKNATATGTRRPNILWIISEDTSPDLGCYGHPVVRTPNLDRLAAEGARFANAFVTAPVCSAARSAFMTGMYQTSIGAHNHRSHRSDGYTLPAPVNVITEYFRQAGYYTSNCAGLNYKRPGKTDWNFTPKGDPFDGTDWSQRKPGQPFFAQINLSLTHRDFKRDERNPIDPTAVQLPPCYPDHPVARRDWADYLESIQNLDTEVGVVLAWLEKEGLADSTIVMYFGDHGRPHVWDKQWLYDGGIHVPMMIRWPGHIAPGTVVDDLVSSVDFAPTFMSLAGITPPKHLHGHAFLGRDKRTRKYVFAARDRCDGTVDRIRCVRSKRYKYIRNYHPERPYTQFNAYKKLQYPVVTLLEVLHKRGQLTPAQARFMAPTRPTEEFYDLEKDPFETRNIADDPAYGKALAEHRGKLDEWIKASGDQGRTPEPLEVVAYWQKDMADHYERQMANRSLSPDILDEDYLSWWVRKLLV